The sequence CCAAAGCAGAAAATAAACGGCACCTGTTTGCTATTGAATCAGATGCAGGCGGGTTTGTACCCAGGGGCTTTGATTTTGTAATAACTAAAGAAAGGCTGGAAAAACTACGGAGCTGGTTGCTTTTATTTGAGCCCTATGGTATACACCGGATGGGCCAGGGGGAACCAGGTGCAGATGTGGATTACCTGCGCCCGATGGGTTTTACCTTGTCACAGTTGGCACCCGATTCACAGCGCTATTTTGATTACCATCATACTGCCCAGGATAGTTTTGCTGCCGTGAGTAAGCGCGAACTCGAATTTGGTGCTATTGTGATGGCGCAGCTGGTGTATATGATCGACAAATATGGATTATAAACTTTGGTCGTGGAAAGGTAATACTGCATGCTATACGATGTGTTATTGCAAGGTTTCAATATATATGCTAGTGTTTCTCACTTAAGTAGTGTTTTTTCAAAACGTCTTCGCCATATTCATTTCCTTTCTCCCGCCAGATGGCGTGGATATGGTTGGCATTGCCCATAAAGCCCTGGTTATCTAATTCTATTAGAAAAGTGGGGCCGTTCAGCACATAATAATGTGGTTCTTTTTCTTGAACCGGACCGATCCAGCCAAAATAGATTTTATCAATACCAGCCTTGATGATCTTGTCATATTCTACCAGGGCCTTGTCATACTCCATATTGAACACAAATTCGCGGATGATATAAAGTGCTATTGCTTTTTGTTCTTTGCTCATTTCTGCGCCCTTGATCCCCTGGAAATCGAGCAGCCTTTTCCCGCTTTCAGCACTGGTGAAAATATCGCCGGGCACTTCCTTGCTGATCGTTGCTTTTTGTTGCAGCGCAGGTGATAGCGATGACATCAGCTTGATGCCCAGGTCTTCTTCCTGGCCCAGCACCCGCCAACCGGCATATTCTGAATTCGGGTATTCAGCAGGATCCGTTCCAATGAAAAATGGCGTCACTGATAATTTATCGTTTACAAAACTGAAGTTGATGGACAGGTGATGGCCTTCTATTTTGAAGCCCCAGATTTGACCGGTCGGGTTACCGAAGAAGGCGAGGTAGAAATTGCGGTGGCTCCATTGCAGGTCCTGCAGGAACTTATGCATGGTGTCGTCGATGGCCTTTTTATAATAAAGGCTGTCGTAGTAGAGGTTCAATAAATTATCGAGGTGCAGAATGCTGGTGGCTTTCAGGTAGCCCTGGGAACTCAGTGTAACAGAAAGTATCCGATGAAAAAGTTTGCGCTGGTCTTCGGTCATCTTGCCGATATTGATGCCGGCTCGGGGCCGAAGGCCAACCGGAAGGTTATTCCATTTGGTGCGCGCGGAATCTTCAAAGGAAAGCAGGGCGAGTTTCTTCTGGGAAGGGTCAAGCGTATTGACGAATTGTATGGCGGATTGTTTGATCTCTTCATTATAGCCCATTTGGGCATTGGACTGTTCAATTGCGAGGCAAAGAATAATGGCAAAAATTGCAGGTATAAATTTCATGGTGGTTAAATTATCAGGGTGCGGATTTCATTAATAGAATAAAGAATTGCTGCCAGGACGCGGTGTCTTTAAGGGTAAAGAAAAGAGTTTGCCCGGCCAGGTAAATAAGGATGGCTGTCCAAAGCGTGCGGGTCGGTTTTTTGTGCTGGTAATCCTTCCAAAGCAACAGTCCAAGGATGCTAACTTCCAGTGAAAATGCCCCGGCATATATCGGGATACCCAAGGGAAAGGTTTCCATATGGAAAACAATAAAAAATATCCGGTCCACAGTTGGGCCAAGTACGGTGAGTGCAGCGGCCAGCATATACCGGGCATGCACAGGTGATGGCCTTCGGTTGATGATGGCCAGTGCATAAAAAATAGTCAGCCATAGAAAATAGACAGTGCCAATGGCCCCTTCGGTTGCTGATATTTTCGCAGCCTCGGCATAAGAAACCGGCGTAGTAGATGTGGCTGAGCCGGTCATAACGCGATCTATACCTGCATAAAATGAATAACGGATAATGAAGATGGTAGATAGTAACAACAGAGGTACCAGCACATAACTGCATTTGCCAACCAGCCGGTGCAGGTAAAGTTTTTTAAACTTGATGAGGAAAGGTTGAGTTATTACCATCATGATCCATAGGGCCATCAGTATAAAATGGATATGGATAATGGTTGGTTTGGGCTGGAAGAGGGTAGAGAAATAAGAGGTGTAAAATCCACCAAATAACAATGGGATGATGAGCAGGAACCAATAGCCCAGGTTAGGGTATACGTTGTATTTTTTTTGCATGGCAGGCCATTCAGGAGCCTCACTTTAAGGTAAGGAAAAATAACCAGCTTAAAATTCGACTTCTATCCTTTTAAGTGAATCCTTTTTGACCTGGATTATTCCCAGCCAGTCCAGGAAGAGGATAATCGGGTAAACCGGATCCAGTTCATGCCAGGTTACGCCGCCGAAGTTCACAGATGACGGATATTTGTGGTGGTTGTTATGGTAAGATTCACCCGGCATTAAAAAATCGAATGGAGGAGGTCCAGGTGATTGCCCATTTGTCAAATGCCGGCCAGTCAGGCACATTCTTTGTAAATTTTTCATCAACAGTCAAAGTGCCTTTGTATATGCCCAGGTAAATCTTATTGGTGCGCATCATCATCTCGTATATATTTTTGGTGAATTTGGGTGAATGCGGGTCTTTCTCCGTGTCGGTATAAGCATGGTGCATGCGGTGCATTACACCATAGGCATGCGGACTCATATATGAAGAGCCCTGGGTGATAAAAGAAAAAATGTAGAAGAAGCGTTCCCAGCCCCAGCTCATGGTAAAAGCAGCATGGGAAGCATACCTGTGGTAGAAAAAAGTCTGGGAGAACAGGGATAAAAACCAGTGGGCGAGAAAGAAGATAAGAATAGGCATTGCGATGAAAATTTCAGGATACCCGAATTTAAAAAAGGGGCAATTTCCTGTAAATGATTTTCATCAATCCAACAGCTGATTTACCTTAATGCTCATGATGCAGGTCCAGGTCTATGGTGTTTCCGCACTGCGGGCATTTGATGATGTGGTGCTTTTTTACCTTCCTGATCTCTTCAAGGAAGCCGGCAGTAATGATGCCCGCCGGCAAAGCAAAAAAAGCTACACCTGCAAGGGCAATGATCCCGGTAAGTATTTTTCCTGCAACCGTAATGGGAACCAGGTCGCCGTACCCAATGGTTGCCAGGGTAACCACCGACCACCATAAGGTCCTGGGAATGCTGCCGAATTTTTCCGGTTGGGCATTGTGTTCAGCAAAATAGATGAGGCAGGATGCGATGATGATGAGTCCGGTAGTTAATACCAGGCTGATCAATAATTCCTGGAATTTATTTTTGAAAACATTGACGATTACCTGGGCAGATTTCATATAACTGGTCAGCCTGAAAATCCGTAACAAACGCAACAATCGTAAAAGGCGGAGTTCCCGCAGGTCAAAAAGTTTTGCCATACCAATATAGAAAGGCAGGATGGCTACCAGGTCGATCAGGGCCCCCCAGCTTACCATATATTTTAACCTTCCCCAGAACCAGTGATTGTATTTGGTTTCATAAGTGCAACTCCACACTCTTAGAATATATTCAATACTGAAAATTACTACCGAGAAAACATCAAACCTATGGAAATATATACCATATTTTTCGGCAAGTGCTGGTTCTGTTTCAAGGACCACTGCCAGCAGGTTCAACAAGATCAACAGGATGATAAATCCGTTAATGACCTTGTCCCAGCGGGATTCATCCTTGCTGGGGTGCAAAAGGACATGGGTGTGTTTTTTTACGCGGTGATACATTGTACAAGTGTTCATGAAATATAAATAAAAAATGCGTTTGAAAGCCTATCTTTCTCCGCTTAACAAGCCCCATGAGCAACCCGTTTGATGTGCTGATAGATAGTTACCTGGACAAACAGGTTGGTTTCGACGCCGGATTTTTAAGTAAAAGCCTATCTTCCGGATTGCAGCAGCACCTGTGTCAATTGCATAGCGACGGCCAGATGTCGACGGCCAGTATCGGCAATAAAGAAGAAAAGGATCCGCACCAGCAAATGCGTGGCGACCATATCTACTGGTTGGATAAAAACCATGATAATATTTTTGAACAGGAATTTTTACACCGGGTAGATGATTTTATCGCTTACCTGAACCAAACCTGTTATACTGGTATCAATGCCAGTGAATTCCACTACGCAGTATATAAAGAAGGCGCAGGATATAAACGCCACCTTGACCAGTTCAGGAACGATGGTAACCGGAAATACTCCCTGATTAATTACCTGAATATGGACTGGCTGGAAGCTGATGGCGGCCATTTATTAGTATATCCCGATTCTGGCAAGCAACAGATATTGCCACAGTCGCAAACCGCAGTTTTTTTCAATAGTGCAGAAATGGAACATGAAGTCACCGTGGCAAATCGCCAGCGGATGAGCATTACTGGTTGGTTGAAACAGGTTTGATCCTTACAAATAACTCAACCACCATTTTTCCTTGTGGCTGGTCTTGTACTGGTCATACCATTTGCAAAAAGGAAACAAGGCGATTACCACAAATGCCCAGACAAAATACACCATGGGCAGGTCATAGCCTTCGCCTGGCACCAGGAAATTAAAAGGATAATTCTGACCGGTATGTTTTACTTCTGCCCATGTATGGCCGCGCAAAAAGAAACCAATAGCCGAAATAAAGTGAACCAGGTAAATATGGACCACATAGTAAAAGAAAGCCACCCGGCCATAAACGCCCATAGCCCTGGTGAATTTGTTTTTCAGTTTTTCCAGAAAGGGTAATAATAATATCGCAGGCCCAAGCATTAGGCATAGATACAATAAGGAAGGCGGGTACTTCTGGACATTGATAAAAGACAGGAATGAGTAAAACCCATTTTTTTGTGCTGACCAATGGAGCGGGTCACCGTAGATATTCAGGAACCGAAGCACAATAAAGAAAGCGATCAGGCCCATACCTAACCGGGTTAGGTTGCGTGCCCTTTTGGCGGCATCATAATTGGGGGCAAACCATGCGCCTATACAATAGCCGAGCAGCATCACGCCCGTCCAGGGCACAAACGGGTATACGATCATAGCCATATGGTTGGCCCACAGGGGGTAGGCCGAGAAAAAGCCGCCATGCAGGAGGTCCCAGAGGAAGCCATGTTTAAAACCAGGATCCGATTCGGGAATATCGAGCAGGTTATGGCCAAAAACAATGAGAAGTCCGAGAAATAAAATAAACCTGAAAGGCAAATGGATGAGCAGTCCCAATAAAACCATACTGATACCGATGGCCCAGATGACCTGTAAGAAAAAGAAATCGTAATCTGGATTAAAGGACCAGGCGAAAGAAATGATAACAACTTCAACCAGGATTAGCCAAAGACCACGTTTCACCAGGAAGACGCTCAATTCCTTTTTTGTTTTTCTCAGGCTTTGCAAATAAATGGAAGTGCCAGAAAGGAAAACAAAAACGGGTGCGCAAAAATGGGTGATCCACCTGGTAAAAAACAAGATCGGGGTGGTTGTTTCGAGGTTCAGGGGATTGCCGGTATTCGCACCGACATGAAAGTAATCACGAACATGGTCCAGCGCCATAATCACCATTACAATGCCCCGCAGGACATCAATGGATTCAATTCGTTTTGGTTTCATACGAAATTCTTATTTTCAAAAACAATTAGTTGCAGAAAGAATCAGGTTATAAACTGTGAAAGAATAACGATTATTTCATGGGGGTGGGCCGTGAGAATCAATCTACATCAGCTCTGCAGAACAATCACATCTAAATATATACAAATATTTCCTGAAACCGGGGCCGGGCAGCTTTTCCCATCATCCATCCGTGCATACCTGGTGACCATACAGGTTGTATCAGCCATTTCACTCAAACCAGTGGTACGCTTAGTGTGACGACGGTGCCATTTTCATTGTGTATACTAAAATGACCATCGATATTTTCCATTCGTTTGCGCATATTAGCAAGTCCATTGCTGAAATCACGCATTTTTTCCGGATTTAACCCAGTACCATTGTCATGTATGGTGATCACCAGGCCTGCCCCGACCTGGAATCCAATGATAACTTCTGAAGCTTTGGAATGCTTGGCAATATTGTTCAATGCTTCCTTGATGCAGAGGAAGATATTCCTTCTTTTCTCGCCGGTTAATTCGATAGGCGCAATAGATTCAGGGTACTCGACTTTGTACTTTAGGTTGGTATTATCCAGGAACTCTGCTGTATAAGCGCGAACATAAGCGATCGTGTTATCAACTGTATCATTAGAACTTTTCATGGTCCAGATGATCGTATTCATTTTGGTGATCAGGTCGTTAGCAGAGTTGGAAATTTTTTCTATTTCTACCGGGGTGTTTTCTTTCATTTTTGTTTTCGCCAGTTCACTAAGGAGCCGGATGGCTGTTACACCGGATCCCAATTCATCGTGCATGTCGGCCGAAATGCGGTTTCTTTCGTCCTGCTGTGCTGCAAGGATTTCAATTTTTCTTTCGATGGCTGATTTTTCATATTCCAGCAACAGTCGTTCTTTTTCACGAGCGCGAAGCGTGATTTCCTGTTTGTTTTTATAGGAAAGGGCAATCATGAAAAATACCAGTTCAAATAGTACACCCATTTCATACCAGAATAAGGAATCATTGACCAGGGCATTCAGCGTGGTATTGAAGCGATTCGGACTATTGATCAGGTAAAGGGAAAGAAACCCGAACAGGAATAAGAAGCCATGGCCTATGGCAAGGTACCTCAGGATATGGCTCTTTTTGAGAATGGCAAAAAGGATAAAAATGATGGTACTGACCGACCAGGCATATTTCACCAGGTTTTCGACCTGGTTTTGGACCAGGAAATGTGTAGTGAAAAAATTCAGGCCGGAAAAGACAAGCATACCGGCGAAGGTGATTACCTGTTGCGCAAAAAGTACCTTATTCAGGAAAGGGAAATCATTCCGGGCATTGGTGAAAGATCGCAGGAACATGAAATAAAATAAGGTCCCGCTAGCCTGCAGGATGAAATCAAAATAACTTTCAAAGAAGAAGTTCGACGGTATGGGTTGTTTATATAATATGGCTTTGAAGAAGAACATGATGCCCAATAAAAAAGCATACGTTGAATAATACAGGAATTCCATCCTTCGGCTGGTGTAATAACCGGCAAAGGAATAAAAGATCATCATCAGCATGATGCCGCAGACGAGGTAAGTGATAATGGAATTCAATTTGCGTTCATTCTGAATCTGGCTATACAGTGTTGGCAGGTAAAATCCCTGCGCAAGTATGGGCGTAATGCTGTTAACAGTTGTTTTGATAAAGCTGAGTTTGGCTATAAAGGTGGCAGACTCACGGGGTCCCAGTTTGAGGCGGCTGACGATATTCTTATCATTTGGTTTCAGTCCCGGTAATTGAGGTGATTCCTCAAATTTTTGTTTTGCCGGATTGTATTTAAATAAATTTATGGACCTGCAATAAAAGCCGGGAAGGAAATACACAGAGGCGGCAGTATCGGCATCATTTTTCACACTAAACTGCAGGAATATGGATTTACTGACATATTTCGCCTGCAGTTTCCGGCTCATACTTACCGGAATGAAATATAGTGCAGGTAGTTTTTGGAAATGATTTTCATTAACGAGGCCCGGGGTGTCAATATATATACCTGTCTGGGGTGTTATGCCAACGGAAAGCCGGACTGCACTCAGCAGGATGGTATCCAATCCACTGTTGGGCGGATTTGCCTGCAGCCTATCGCCATTGGACAGAAAAAGAAAAGCCAGGAAAAAAGTCCGGAATTTAGGTCGCAGCAGCGTAGAAATTGGCATAGAATAACAAGCGTTCGAAAACCTGCACTACAAAATACAATTTCTTTTTAGGTGTGAATGTATATTTGTGGGTATGGCAAATAAGCTGAAGACTAAGAAAAAACCAATACCCGACCCGGTGGATCTGAGGCCTGAAAAGGAAGAGAAGGTAGCCATTGAATCGCTGGTGAAAGATGAACGCACCCTGAAAATCACTGGGGCAGTGCTTTTACTGCTGGCCATCTTCCTGTTTATCGCGTTTACCTCGTATTTATTTACCTGGCAGGAAGACCAGGATAAGGTATTCAGAGGTGGCAGCCATTTCCTTTTTGCAGACGATATAAAAGTGTCCAATTTACTCGGACGCCTGGGCGCATGGGTATCCCATTTCTTTTTTTATAAGGGATTCGGCCTGGCTTCCTATTTTATATGTAGCCTTTTCTTTGTGTCCGGGGCGAACCTGTTATTCAGCAAGAAATTATTCCGCCTTACCCGCAATATCCGGTATGTTTTAGTGGGCCTGATTTTCTTCAGCATTGCACTGGCCTTTTTTTCCGGAAAAAGCAGTTTCTCCTGGGGTGGAGCAGTAGGTAAGATGATCAGTGACTGGATGACCAGTTTCCTCGGGACCATTGGTACCGGTGCAATTTTGCTGGCAGGAGGATTGGCCTATTTCATCTGGCGTTTCAACCCGGTCATCAATGTGCCTAAGATACCCAACCTGCCGAGCTTGCAGGTTCGCTCAAAAAATCCGGATGCGACCATAATAGCTGACCAAGAGCCAGAATTAACGGATGCGCCAAAGCTCTTCATTGATGAAGCTACTAAGAAGAAGAACACTTTAAAGAAAGAGAGTGGTGTGGTGGTGATTCAACCAGAAGAAGAACCTGAATTGCCATTGGAATTGATCGAAAAGAATCCTGAGCCATTCGAAGAGGAGATCGAACAAGGCCCTGTACATGTGGAAATGCCGAAAGTCATTCCACCCGTTGAACAACCGGTTGCAAAATCTGAACCGGCAAGTGACCTTGAGCTGGAAATCAAAATCGTACCGGAAGTAGTTGACGTAACTGATGGACCCGAGGGTGTGAAGCCAGAGGAATTAGCGCCTTATGAACCAACCCTTGACCTGCGGGATTATAAATACCCGGGTATGGACCTGTTGGAAACCCATGGCAGTGAAAAGATCGTGCAGGACCCGGCCGAACTGGAAGCCAACAAAAACCAGATCATCAATACACTAAAGAATTATGATATCAATATCCAGAAGATCAGTGCAACTGTTGGGCCAACTGTAACCCTTTATGAGATCGTACCAGCAGCCGGTGTGCGGATCTCCCGGATCAAAAACCTGGAAGACGATATCGCGCTAAGCCTGGCTGCATTGGGCATCCGGATCATTGCGCCAATACCAGGAAAAGGAACGATAGGGATTGAAGTGCCCAATGTTAAAAAGACCGTGGTGAGTATGAAGACCCTGCTGAATTCGGAGAAATTCCAGCATTCGAATTTCAGCCTGCCCATTGCCATTGGTAAAAAGATCGATAATGAGAATTTTATCGTGGACCTGGCTGCCATGCCGCACTTGTTGATGGCTGGTGCTACCGGCCAGGGAAAGTCTGTGGGTTTGAATGCCATCCTGGTTTCGCTATTGTATAAAAAACACCCCTCGCAATTAAAGTTTGTGCTGGTGGATCCAAAGAAAGTCGAATTAAGTCTTTACCGGACCATAGAAAAGCATTTCCTGGCCAAATTGCCGGGGGAAGAAGATGCTATCATCACCGATACCAAAAAGGTGATCAACACCTTGAATGCCTTGTGTATTGAAATGGATAACCGCTATGACCTTCTGAAAGAAGCCGGCACCAGGAATATCAAGGAATACAACGAGAAATTTGTGAAGCGCCGGCTGAATCCCAATAAGGGGCACCAGTACCTGCCCTTTATCGTATTGGTAATAGATGAGTTTGCAGATCTCATCATGACTGCCGGAAAAGAAGTGGAAATGCCAATTGCACGGCTGGCGCAGTTGGCCAGGGCGGTAGGCATCCACCTGATCATCGCCACCCAAAGGCCTTCAGTGAATATCATTACCGGAACCATCAAAGCCAACTTCCCGGCGCGGATTGCCTTCAAGGTGTCTTCCAAAATTGACAGCCGTACTATCCTTGATGCGGGCGGTGCAGAGCAATTGATCGGGAAAGGAGATATGCTGATCTCCTACAATGGGGAATTGACCAGGTTGCAGTGTGCTTTTGTTGATACACCGGAGGTGGAGGGGGTAACTGAATTTATCGGCGACCAGCGTGGCTATCCCCAGGCATTTTTATTGCCGGAATATGTGGATGAAAAAGACCTGGAAGGGAAAGATTTTGACCTCGGCGACAAAGACCCGCTATTTGAGGATGCGGCAAGATTGATCGTACAGAACCAGGTGGGATCCACCTCCCTGTTGCAGCGGCGGATGAAACTGGGCTATAACCGGGCAGGAAGGTTGATGGACCAGCTGGAAGCGGCGGGTGTAGTTGGTCCGAACCTGGGCAGCAAGGCCAGGGAAGTGCTGGTCAAAACGGAGGTGGAACTGGAAACTTATCTTACCGGGATGCCATAAGTTTTGTTAAAGCGTATAACCAGGTTAAACAGGTTGTACAACTGATGGTCCAAGGTTTGCATCTGAAAGAATATATATTTGCATCCATTGCTCAACATTGTAATATGACTAAATCTTTAGCCTTTTTTGCCCTTTTTTCCTGTTTTTTAGTTTCCCATGCCGTTATAGCACAATCTGATCCTGCGGCGAAAGCTATCCTGGACGGGGTGAGCGCAAAGTTCAAAACCTACCCGGCTGTTCAGTCTACATTTACTTTACAGGTGGAAGATGCGAAGGGGAAAGTGCAGGGTGTGAAAAAAGGTACCGTCTTCATGAAATCGGGCAAGTATAAGGTCAATATAACCGGACAGGAGATATTCTGTGATGGAATAAATGTTTGGACCTACGATAAAGCGGCAAATGAGGTAACTATTACCAAGTTTGACGGCGGCCAGGGTACGATCACCCCGCAAAAATTATTTACCAATTTTTACGATAAAGACTTCCTCTATAAATTGAATGGCGAGAAAAAGCAAGGAGCTAAAACGATCCAGGAAATCGAAATGACACCTGTTGATAAATCCAAGCCATTCCATAAAGTCTATGTCTATGTAGATAAAGCGACCAAAAACATCAACAGTACCAAGGTGCTGGAGAAAAATGGTAATAAATATACTTATACGGTTAATACCTTGAATGGTGCGGCTAAAGTGCCTGATGATACATTTGTTTTTGACAAAAAGAAATATCCGGGCGTTGAAGAAGTAGACCTGCGCTGACCTCTTGTAAGATAATAGCAGAACACGGACCTGTTGCGACGGGTCCGTGTTTTTTTGTGCCTGTAAGAGCCCTTTTTACAAGGGAATGATTATAGTTTCTAGTAACTTCCAAGGCATCACTAACCGTTCTTTAACCGTTCTATTAACGTATTATTACCGTTTACAATAGGTTATACAACGGTTGGTAAACGGTATAATAACGAGTAGATAACGGTTAAAGAACGGTTAGTGATGCCTTGCATACTACATAAAAAAGCCTGCAAAGCAGGCTGATAAAAGTTTTCTTGTAATGAGTTGAATATTAGAGGTCAATGTGTGTATGTCAGCATTTTCGGTCAAAATTATAAGTCATAAGTGACATCAGGCCCTGATCTCACTGGGAAGGATCTGGAATTCTTTCCTGAAAGCAGCGGCAAAATTGCTGAGGTTGGAATAGCCCACCTGCAATCCTACTTCCTTTACTGTAAAATCACCACTAAGCAGCATTTCCCGGGCCACTGCCATGCGTTGTTTCTGGTAATAGGCATAGATGCTGGTTCCATAAACTTCCTTGAATAATTTTTTTAATTTGGCGGAACTCATCGTAGCCTCATGTGCCAGCTGGTCGATGGTAGGAGGTCTGTTATGGATATCCCGGATGAGGATAGCTTCCACCTGCATCAGCTGGCGAACATCGTGTGTAGAGATCCTTGGGCTGGCCAGGACGTTACGGCTTTTATCATAGAGCCGGCTGAAGAACCGTTCGATGAGCAGCATAATGCGGTTTTGGATAGTCGCTATACGAAGCGGGCTGTCTTTATCCGCATAAAGGATTTCGTTAAAATACCGGCGGTATTCGTTGTCAATGGGTTCAATGGTATAGCTGCGGGTCTTCAGGTTCAGGTAGGCGGTTAAAACTTCTTCCGGGTCCTTAATTTGCAAGTGTTCTGCCAGCCAGTTTTTATTAAAAATGATGTGAACGCCTTTTACGGAAGTTCCATTTTTGCCCAGGTAAGAAACATCAAACAAGGTGCTTACAAGGTAAATGCCGGCATGGTGATCATTTTTTGTTTTGAGGGTATCGCCATCAATTTTGAGCGTCATTTCATCTTCAACATGGATGTCTTCATAGCGTAACACATAGTATTCATCTGGGGAGCCGTTTCTTTTAATATAGTACTGGTCATTTAGGGTGTAATCAGAGACCATGGCCTGCAAGCCATTTGGCAACTCAATACATTGGGTGTAACCCCTGGCAAAATGTTCGGGGTAGTCCAGTCTGCAATCCTTCAGGTCGGTTTTTAAAGCAGCAGCCAGTTCTTGCAGCACCTGCCGGTAATTATATGAATGATATTCAAAACTGAACAAAGCGAGGTGGTTTTGAGGGTAATTTAGTCAAATATAAGCTACTGCCCGCCCCAACGGTATGTCTTCAGGGAAAGTCCGCACAGGTCAATGATCCTGTCAACCACGGTTGCTGCCACTTCTTCGATGGTGGAAGGGCGGCTATAGAACGATGGGGTAGCCGGACAAATAATCCCGCCAGCCAGGGTAATGGTTTCCATGTTTCGGATATGCACCAGGTTGTAAGGGGTATCACGGGCTACGCAGATCAGTTTTCTGCGTTCTTTCAATACCACATCTGCGGCGCGTGAGATCAGGTCATTGGAAATACCACCTGCAATTCGGCCCAGTGTACCCATAGAGCAGGGAACGATAATCATGGTGTTGTACTGGCCGGAACCGGAAGCAAAGGGCGCATTAAAATCATTTTTATCAAAAAACCGGAAAAGCGGGTAATTAAGGTAACTGTCATTTCCCAACTCGGTTTGCCAGACAGTTTTAGCATTATCTGTCATAACCACCGAAACTTCCTGCCATTGTTCTTTGATAGCAGAAAGCTTATCCAACAGCACTTTGGCGTACACCGAACCACTGGCGCCGGTGATGGCTATAACAATTCTTTGCATTCCTATTCGTTATTTTTGGTAACAACAAAGTTAACCATGCCAAAGTTTATTGCCTTTTTAATAATGCTGGCCATTTCGGCGGGTGTAATAGCACAGGATGCAGGTGGGAAGGATATGCGCTGGATCACGCTTGCTGAAGTCGAAAAAGCTTTAGCAGAAACGCCAAAGCCGGTATTGATTGACCTATACACAGATTGGTGCGGATGGTGTAAGGTGATGGATAAGCGAACTTACCGTAATGAAAAAGTGATTCGTTACCTGCAGGAGAAATATTATTCCGTGAAGCTGGATGCAGAAACAAAGAAGATAGTCTCCTGGAAGGGCAAAGATTATACCTATAATGGACAATATAATACCAATGATATCGCCTTATACCTTACAAGCGGGCAGCTTTCCTATCCTACGACAGTGATCATCCCGGCACCTGGCGAGGATCCCCAGCCAATCCCGGGTTTCCTGGAACCCAAGGATTTGGAACTCATTGTAAAATATTTTGGGGAAGGAGCTTATAAAACACAGTCATTTCCCGAATTCCAGAAGAAATTCAAGGGCAGCTGGTAGACTGTTAATTTTATTTAACAGATGTTGCAACGTTTTAATTTGTTGCAGCGTCTTCATATTGGTTTTTCATAGGATATTGGATATAATTCGGACGGGATTTCTATCCCGTCCTGCTTTTTTAAACCATTTCCAACTGCTTAGTGTCACTCAGACACCGATAACTGCCCGAATCGGATAGGTTACCACTTACGCCGGATTGATTCTGGTCAATAACTACTATTTGCCCTAAAAAAAAGTTGAACCCTGCAACTAATGTTACCTTATTA comes from Flavihumibacter fluvii and encodes:
- a CDS encoding sensor histidine kinase: MPISTLLRPKFRTFFLAFLFLSNGDRLQANPPNSGLDTILLSAVRLSVGITPQTGIYIDTPGLVNENHFQKLPALYFIPVSMSRKLQAKYVSKSIFLQFSVKNDADTAASVYFLPGFYCRSINLFKYNPAKQKFEESPQLPGLKPNDKNIVSRLKLGPRESATFIAKLSFIKTTVNSITPILAQGFYLPTLYSQIQNERKLNSIITYLVCGIMLMMIFYSFAGYYTSRRMEFLYYSTYAFLLGIMFFFKAILYKQPIPSNFFFESYFDFILQASGTLFYFMFLRSFTNARNDFPFLNKVLFAQQVITFAGMLVFSGLNFFTTHFLVQNQVENLVKYAWSVSTIIFILFAILKKSHILRYLAIGHGFLFLFGFLSLYLINSPNRFNTTLNALVNDSLFWYEMGVLFELVFFMIALSYKNKQEITLRAREKERLLLEYEKSAIERKIEILAAQQDERNRISADMHDELGSGVTAIRLLSELAKTKMKENTPVEIEKISNSANDLITKMNTIIWTMKSSNDTVDNTIAYVRAYTAEFLDNTNLKYKVEYPESIAPIELTGEKRRNIFLCIKEALNNIAKHSKASEVIIGFQVGAGLVITIHDNGTGLNPEKMRDFSNGLANMRKRMENIDGHFSIHNENGTVVTLSVPLV
- a CDS encoding FtsK/SpoIIIE family DNA translocase, with product MANKLKTKKKPIPDPVDLRPEKEEKVAIESLVKDERTLKITGAVLLLLAIFLFIAFTSYLFTWQEDQDKVFRGGSHFLFADDIKVSNLLGRLGAWVSHFFFYKGFGLASYFICSLFFVSGANLLFSKKLFRLTRNIRYVLVGLIFFSIALAFFSGKSSFSWGGAVGKMISDWMTSFLGTIGTGAILLAGGLAYFIWRFNPVINVPKIPNLPSLQVRSKNPDATIIADQEPELTDAPKLFIDEATKKKNTLKKESGVVVIQPEEEPELPLELIEKNPEPFEEEIEQGPVHVEMPKVIPPVEQPVAKSEPASDLELEIKIVPEVVDVTDGPEGVKPEELAPYEPTLDLRDYKYPGMDLLETHGSEKIVQDPAELEANKNQIINTLKNYDINIQKISATVGPTVTLYEIVPAAGVRISRIKNLEDDIALSLAALGIRIIAPIPGKGTIGIEVPNVKKTVVSMKTLLNSEKFQHSNFSLPIAIGKKIDNENFIVDLAAMPHLLMAGATGQGKSVGLNAILVSLLYKKHPSQLKFVLVDPKKVELSLYRTIEKHFLAKLPGEEDAIITDTKKVINTLNALCIEMDNRYDLLKEAGTRNIKEYNEKFVKRRLNPNKGHQYLPFIVLVIDEFADLIMTAGKEVEMPIARLAQLARAVGIHLIIATQRPSVNIITGTIKANFPARIAFKVSSKIDSRTILDAGGAEQLIGKGDMLISYNGELTRLQCAFVDTPEVEGVTEFIGDQRGYPQAFLLPEYVDEKDLEGKDFDLGDKDPLFEDAARLIVQNQVGSTSLLQRRMKLGYNRAGRLMDQLEAAGVVGPNLGSKAREVLVKTEVELETYLTGMP
- a CDS encoding LolA family protein, coding for MTKSLAFFALFSCFLVSHAVIAQSDPAAKAILDGVSAKFKTYPAVQSTFTLQVEDAKGKVQGVKKGTVFMKSGKYKVNITGQEIFCDGINVWTYDKAANEVTITKFDGGQGTITPQKLFTNFYDKDFLYKLNGEKKQGAKTIQEIEMTPVDKSKPFHKVYVYVDKATKNINSTKVLEKNGNKYTYTVNTLNGAAKVPDDTFVFDKKKYPGVEEVDLR
- a CDS encoding AraC family transcriptional regulator; the protein is MLQELAAALKTDLKDCRLDYPEHFARGYTQCIELPNGLQAMVSDYTLNDQYYIKRNGSPDEYYVLRYEDIHVEDEMTLKIDGDTLKTKNDHHAGIYLVSTLFDVSYLGKNGTSVKGVHIIFNKNWLAEHLQIKDPEEVLTAYLNLKTRSYTIEPIDNEYRRYFNEILYADKDSPLRIATIQNRIMLLIERFFSRLYDKSRNVLASPRISTHDVRQLMQVEAILIRDIHNRPPTIDQLAHEATMSSAKLKKLFKEVYGTSIYAYYQKQRMAVAREMLLSGDFTVKEVGLQVGYSNLSNFAAAFRKEFQILPSEIRA